From a single Rhodococcus qingshengii JCM 15477 genomic region:
- a CDS encoding ectoine synthase — MIVRTTTEITDTDRDITSEDGNWRSKRIVLGGDRVGFSFHETTIKAGSVNEFHYANHVEAVWLVEGTGKLIDLDNNKEYDLAPGSMYLLNGHERHRVEPDTQMRMLCVFNPPVTGREVHDENGVYPLVEVPA, encoded by the coding sequence ATGATCGTTCGCACCACCACCGAGATCACCGACACCGACCGCGACATCACGAGTGAGGACGGAAACTGGCGCAGCAAGCGCATCGTCCTCGGCGGCGACCGCGTCGGGTTCTCGTTCCACGAGACCACCATCAAGGCGGGTTCGGTCAACGAGTTCCATTACGCCAACCACGTCGAGGCTGTCTGGCTCGTCGAGGGCACCGGCAAGCTGATCGACCTCGACAACAACAAGGAATACGATCTCGCACCGGGGTCGATGTACCTGCTCAACGGCCACGAGCGTCACCGCGTCGAGCCGGACACGCAGATGCGCATGCTGTGCGTGTTCAATCCGCCGGTCACCGGGCGTGAGGTGCACGACGAGAACGGTGTCTACCCACTGGTGGAAGTCCCCGCGTAG
- a CDS encoding D-isomer specific 2-hydroxyacid dehydrogenase family protein, with product MATDTSPRVAIGPVPDALLDSAVLRGGGLISPIDTADALIWAGSPETFPSELPASVRWVQLPSAGIEDWFDSGVIPRDTEITWTSAAGAFSASVAEHALMLLLAGVRHLPAHIEARTWRQFEFFPKIGTLRGSTVAIIGAGGIGRALIPMLAAQGADSIAVNRSGSPVPGAISTYPASRMDEIYSRADHFVIAAPATPATRHLVGRAQLAAMQPHSWVINVARGSLVDTDALVEAIESEQIGGAGLDVADPEPLPDGHPLWDLTNAIITPHDSNPPGVRPAAFADHVSKNVTRFAKGEALAALVDPVAGY from the coding sequence ATGGCGACTGACACCTCTCCACGCGTAGCGATCGGCCCCGTCCCCGATGCACTGCTCGACAGCGCGGTGCTTCGGGGCGGTGGTCTGATCAGTCCGATCGACACTGCGGACGCCCTGATCTGGGCGGGCTCACCCGAGACCTTTCCGTCGGAGTTACCGGCGTCGGTCAGGTGGGTGCAGCTTCCGTCGGCGGGAATCGAGGATTGGTTCGACTCCGGTGTGATTCCGAGGGACACAGAAATCACGTGGACCTCGGCGGCCGGTGCGTTTTCGGCGTCGGTGGCCGAGCATGCACTCATGCTTCTCTTGGCCGGAGTTCGCCACTTGCCTGCACACATCGAGGCTCGAACGTGGCGTCAGTTCGAGTTCTTTCCCAAGATCGGCACCCTTCGTGGCTCGACGGTTGCGATCATCGGCGCAGGCGGTATCGGCCGCGCGCTGATTCCGATGCTGGCCGCGCAGGGGGCGGACAGCATCGCAGTCAATCGTTCCGGTAGCCCGGTCCCCGGGGCGATCTCCACGTACCCCGCATCCAGAATGGATGAAATCTATTCTCGCGCAGATCACTTCGTGATTGCTGCGCCCGCCACCCCGGCCACCCGTCACCTCGTGGGCCGTGCGCAGTTGGCGGCGATGCAACCCCATTCCTGGGTGATCAATGTCGCGCGCGGATCACTGGTCGACACCGACGCACTGGTCGAGGCCATCGAGTCGGAACAGATCGGCGGCGCCGGTCTCGACGTCGCCGATCCCGAACCCCTCCCGGACGGTCACCCACTGTGGGATCTGACGAATGCGATCATCACACCCCACGATTCCAATCCGCCAGGCGTTCGCCCCGCCGCCTTCGCGGATCACGTCTCCAAGAACGTGACCCGCTTCGCGAAGGGTGAGGCGCTGGCTGCCCTCGTGGACCCCGTAGCCGGATACTGA